The nucleotide window CTCCTGATACGGGTTCTATTCGCATTGACGGGACAGATGTGACGAAGTTTAATGAAAAGCAGTGGGCCAAGTTTCGTTTGGACCATTTTGGTTTTATCTTTCAAAATTTTCAGTTGATCCCTGGTTTAACCGCCTATGAAAATATTGAATTACCGCTTACATTAAAAGGGATGACAAATCGAAAGGAACGTGTAACCGAAATTTTAGAACGTGTCGGTTTGACGGAGGTACAAGATCATTTTCCAAACGAACTTTCAGGCGGACAGCAACAGCGTGTTAGTATTGCTCGTGCACTCGTGACAAAGCCATCTATCATTTTTGCAGATGAACCGACGGGCAGTTTGGACTCTGAAACGGAGAAAGAGATTTTAAAGCTCATTCGCGAGTTAAATGAAGAACAAGACATTACATTTGTCATGATTACTCATGATGAAGAAGTAGCGTCTATTGGACATCGCAAGTTGCATTTGGCTGACGGTCAGCTTGTAAAGGAGGGTGTTCTTCTTGAAGCTTAAAGATCAGTTAGCATTTGCCGGTAAAAATATGAAGAAAAACAAATTACGTTTATTTATGACGATTTTTGCGACAACTATTGGATGTGCTTTTTTAGTTGTGCTAGCATCCATCGGATTCGGGATTCAAAAGAGTGCCACACAGGAAATGCTTTCAACGCAAACCTTAACAGAAGTTAGTATACATGGTAAACAAGATGGTGGTACGTTTACGCAGGCAGATTTGGATGTATTACGAGCTACAGAAAATATAAAAGCAACTGTATTTAGAGAAGAATTTATGGGGGCAACAGAAGTGCAATGGGAAAGTCGTACTGGTTTTATGCCCGTTCGATTTTCGGATATGAAAGAAGAAAAAAAATCCAATCTCGAGCTTTCGCAAGGAAGGTTGCCAGAAGCAGCAGATGAAGTAATTGTTGGATACAATTTTGGCAAAGCTTTATTAAGCGAAGAGGAACGAAAAGCGTTAGAAACTCCTATGTCAGAAAAGCCTGTACAGCCTGAGGGGTATACAGGTGAGTTGCTCAATAAAAGTTTTACTCTGACTATAAAGAATCCAAAAGAAGGTACTGAAGATAAAAAAGAATATAAGCTACGTGTTGTAGGGATAGGAAAAAAACCAGCCAAAGATTGGATGCAGGATGATGCAATCTTGTTACCTGATACAGCAAAAACTGATATTCTATCGTTTCTCCAAAGCAAAGGAGTTACAGAACAAGAGTTATTTATGCCGAACTATAAGCTGTATGCAACATCTGTGGATAAGGTGCAGGGCATTACGGAGAGCTTAAAGGAAAAGGGCTTTTATGTATACTCTGTCAGTGAAGAGCTGGATCAAATGAACTTGTATTTCACTATTTTTAAAATCGGTCTGATTTTTATTGGTACCATTGCTGTTTTAATTGCTTCTATCGGCATTTTCAATACAATGACAATGGCCGTTACTGAAAGAACGCAAGAAATTGGAATTATGAAGTCTTTGGGTGCTGATCCTGGTTTAATTCGTAGATTATTTTTAATGGAAAGTGCGTTTATCGGTATCGTTGGATCATTATTTGGTATTTTAATTGCGTATGCGGTAAGCTGGAGTGTGAATATACTTTTACCCATCGTGTTACGACAGCTCGGTGAAGCACAAGGAGAAATTGATTTTACGCTATCTTATATTCCAATGAGTCTTGTTTTAATTGCGGTAGGAATTAGTTTATTTGTTGCGCTGGTTTCCGGATTCCGTCCGGCGCTAAAGGCAACACGAATTAACGTACTGGCTGCACTTCGCCGTGACTTATAGTAACTAGCCGCCTCGTAACAGGAGGCGGTTTTTCTATTAGGCTGTTTTCGCAAACTTTGTTGCGATGTAGCAAGTAGTCGTGAGTGGCTGATTTCCGCTCCAGGGTGCTGGCTTTCCGCGGGTCGTGCGGTGAGCCTCCTCGACTTACAGCCTGTGAGGTCTCACCTGACCCGCTGCTCCCGCAGGAGTCTCGCACCTTCTGCTTCAACCAACCTGAAACAAAGAAACTTATTTAAAAATAGCAATCTTTTAGAAAAAAGCCGTCTATTATAAGCGTAAGAAAGAGGAAGGACAATTCGCTTAATATGTACAGTTTTATAAGATACGAACGCTTGTTGGTCAAACATACCATACCTGCTTCTGTCTATTTGAATACAGTTAACATAATAATATTATTGAAAAATGTTACTAGTTTTCTATCGTAGAAAGTTATGTCGAGATTTTACGAAAAGAAGCTGTGCTATAAAAGTTGTCTTTGTGGACTGACATGGATATACATAGAGGAAGAAAGGAAGATTTCTTATAAAGAAGGGAGAACACGCATGAAACAGGAGGAAACGAAAAAATTGAATGCGGAAATCCCAATTGAGCTGAAAAAACGGCTTGATGTGTATTGCAGTCTGCATGATCGCTTTATTTATCATGTTGTAGCCCGTGCTTTGGAGGAGTATCTGGATAAGCATACCCTGCCGAAAGGAGAACAGCGATGAATACGTACCGGCGTTTACTAGTGTTTATATTTTTGTTTTGTATCGGATTGGTTCCTCAGTCGGTATGGGCTGCAGATGACCCTACCACAATTGTAAAAAATGTTGCGAATGGTCTTATTAATTTTTTTATGGTGGTTGCTCCGTCTATTGGAACGGCAGCTATTATGGCAATGGGTGTGATGTATACGATGTCCACTTCTTCTGGAAAAAAAGGTGAGTACAAAAAAGGAATGAAAGATACGTTGATTATTGTTGCTGTGGTGATGAGTGCTGGGGTTATTATGAAGTGGTTCTTAAGTTTACTTGGGTGACAGAATGGAAGAGAAACAAGAGTATACCATTCCTGGAAATGTAAATGGACAATTTGAAGTGTTACCACATGTGACATTGCGAGATTTACTTTGTTTTGTTCCATCTCTCTTATTGGATATTCCAATATTCTTGATGCCAATTTCTATGTACATTAAAATCCCAATCATTACAATTACACTCATGGTTTCAGCTGTTCTTGTGTATGTAAGACCTGTTCGAGAGAA belongs to Ectobacillus sp. JY-23 and includes:
- a CDS encoding ABC transporter ATP-binding protein, whose protein sequence is MIEMKHISHSFRIGRKGKEQIISVLREVSLTIHKGEVVTIVGKSGSGKSTLLNLLSGFISPDTGSIRIDGTDVTKFNEKQWAKFRLDHFGFIFQNFQLIPGLTAYENIELPLTLKGMTNRKERVTEILERVGLTEVQDHFPNELSGGQQQRVSIARALVTKPSIIFADEPTGSLDSETEKEILKLIRELNEEQDITFVMITHDEEVASIGHRKLHLADGQLVKEGVLLEA
- a CDS encoding pilin: MNTYRRLLVFIFLFCIGLVPQSVWAADDPTTIVKNVANGLINFFMVVAPSIGTAAIMAMGVMYTMSTSSGKKGEYKKGMKDTLIIVAVVMSAGVIMKWFLSLLG
- a CDS encoding ABC transporter permease, with the translated sequence MKLKDQLAFAGKNMKKNKLRLFMTIFATTIGCAFLVVLASIGFGIQKSATQEMLSTQTLTEVSIHGKQDGGTFTQADLDVLRATENIKATVFREEFMGATEVQWESRTGFMPVRFSDMKEEKKSNLELSQGRLPEAADEVIVGYNFGKALLSEEERKALETPMSEKPVQPEGYTGELLNKSFTLTIKNPKEGTEDKKEYKLRVVGIGKKPAKDWMQDDAILLPDTAKTDILSFLQSKGVTEQELFMPNYKLYATSVDKVQGITESLKEKGFYVYSVSEELDQMNLYFTIFKIGLIFIGTIAVLIASIGIFNTMTMAVTERTQEIGIMKSLGADPGLIRRLFLMESAFIGIVGSLFGILIAYAVSWSVNILLPIVLRQLGEAQGEIDFTLSYIPMSLVLIAVGISLFVALVSGFRPALKATRINVLAALRRDL